A region of the Microbulbifer pacificus genome:
TGGCTGGTGAGCGGCCTCGCCTGCGGTGCCACGTTGGTGCTGTACGATGGTTCGCCGTTTTACCCGGCGGCTCAGTGCTTGTGGGATATGGCGGACGAGGAGGGCATCAGCGTGTTTGGCACCAGCGCCAAATATATCGCCGCCCTGGAAAAGGCCGATTGCAAACCGCGCGAGAGTCACAAGCTCGAGCGTCTGCGTGCGGTGTTGTCCACGGGTTCACCACTCGCGCACGAGGGCTTCCGCTATGTGTACCGGGATATCAAGTCCGATGTCTGCCTGAGTTCCATTTCCGGTGGTACCGACATCGTTTCCTGCTTTGCCCTCGGTAACCCCACCCTGCCGGTATACCCGGGTGAACTGCAGTGCCGTGGCCTCGGCATGGCGGTACAGGTGTGGAGCGACGACGGCAAGCCGGTGCTGGAAGAGAAGGGCGAGCTGGTTTGCGCCAGCTCTTTCCCCTGTATGCCGATCGGTTTCTGGAACGATGCCGACGGTAGCAAGTACCACGGCGCCTACTTTGACAGCTGGCCTGGTGTCTGGGCCCACGGCGACTATGCGGAAATCACCGAACACGGCGGTGTGATCATTTACGGACGCTCCGACGCGGTGCTGAACCCCGGCGGCGTACGTATTGGCACTGCAGAAATCTACCGCCAGGTGGAGAAGGTGGAAGAGGTGCTGGACAGCATCTGTATCGGCCAGGACTGGGGCGACGATGTGCGCGTGGTGCTGTTTGTGGTGTTGCGCCAGGGGCTGACGCTGGACGAAGAACTGACCCAGAAAATCCGCGCCACCATCCGCGCCAACACCACCCCGCGTCATGTGCCCGCCAAGGTGATCCAGGTGGCGGATATTCCCCGTACCATCAGCGGCAAGGTTGTCGAGCTCGCGGTGCGCAATGTGGTACATGGCAAGCCGGTAAAGAACCAGGAGGCACTGGCGAATCCGCAGGCGCTGAAACTGTTTGAGAATCTGCCTGAACTGGCGACGGAGTAATAAGGTACGAGACTAATCGCCGTCACAATGTATAACGCTGCATCTTCCGCATAAAAATGCCGGGCCAGACGTAGCATGCGTGATCGCTGCTGATAGCACGATCACGCAAAAACTTACTTACAGATAGATGGTAGGCAGGGCTGGTGAATAGCTATTTGGCCTGTTGCTCCAGCTCCTTGTTCATTTTGTTCAGGGCCATGCGGGTAAAGTATCCGGCCATAACACATACGAACCCGATAATGCCCAGGCTCAACAGGCCAGAAAAGCTGGTGAAAAGATCGATCATTGCGTCCATGACGGCCTCCTGAGTTGAAACTAATCTCTTGTTTTTACATGTCCCCAGTGTAGAGTGGCGCCCGCTGGCGCCCTTGACCCAAATCAAGCCGGTGGTAGATTTTGCGGTCCCGGCTCTGAGTTCAGGTAGAGCCGAACGTCTGCCTGTGTAGATTCCGTCCCCCTCCCTCGAACGGTTTCCCTGCCATCCGCGCTATGCCGCGCCAGCCAATCTGCGCTACCCTGTTGGTAGCAAAAAACAGTGCCCGTAAACCAATAACGTCACGGAAGATAAGCATGATTACATACCTGTATTGGGCCGCCGTTATCGCTCTCGTCATTTTGAGCCTGTTTGCCGGCAGCCGGCTGGGCAGCCTCAGTAAGGGTGCCATCGTCGCCGCCATCATCTTTCTGGCAGGTTGGCTCGCTTACTACTTCCACTTCGAACAGGTGTTCGTTAAACGCTTCGGTGGTGTCATGCGCATCAGCGTACCTGAGGGGCAGCGGCACCTGGGCTCCACCTGGAAAGACGACAACCTCTGGGTGGAGAACTATGATCCGCGCTCCAATGAGTGCATTTTCAGCGAATACTCCAAGGGCAATCTGCTGGAAGGTCGGGTCATCATCAAAAACTGCAATCCGCTGATGGAGCGCACCGGCAACCCGGTAGCGCCGGGGCGCTGAGTCTGCTGGCGGATCGGAGAGAGTGGCTGCGCCCGTGCACAATAACCACTGCGCGGATGTAAAGACCGGTAAAGTTGCCAAACCTTTCGCAACTTTCTATCTCCAATAGCGTCGCAGTGGTGATGATTGGCAAGTGGGTTGTAGAGTTGCGCGATTTCCAGTTCGCTCGAAGAGCGGTATTCCCTTCGATATTTACTGCAGTCCTGTTGGCGGCGATGTTATTGCTGCTACCACAGGAAGGCTTCGCGCTGCCTTTTTTTGACAACCTTCCCAAATTCAAAATTCGTGTGGCCGAAGATCGTGAGCTGCAGGACTGGTTGCGCGAGCAGCTGAACGAACAGCGCAAAACCAGCAGTGTACTCAAGTCTTATGAAGATCCAGTGGATGTAGCGCGCTACGAGCGCGGTACCCTGGAGAAACTGTTGCGCTCTCGCGGCTACTACGACGGGCGTGTGCGCCAGTCCGTGACCGATGGCGAGATCCTTTACCGGGTTGTGCCCGGGGAGCAGTTCCGCATCAAATCCATCAATGTGCGCATGCCGGTACACCTCAAGGCGGGGTTCCCCGGGGTGGGTTTACAGGAAGGCGACCCGCTGGAAGCCGAGAAGGTCAAAGAGGGCGTCAAAAAAATAGAGAGCTATCTTGCGGAAAACGCATGCCTGCTCAATGTGAATGTGAAATACCAGGCAACGGTCATTCACAGCGAACACGCTGCGCGCCTGGAATACCGGGTGGCCAAGAGCCCCGAGGTTCATATCGGGCAGGTGCACGTGCAGGGCGTGGAAACGGTAAATGAGGAGTTCCTGCGCAAGCGCCTGCAGATGAAACCGGGAGACTGCTTCAGCCGCAACAAGCTGGATACCGCAAAATTGCGCCTGTTGCGCACCAACCTGATTGCGGGTGTGAACGCCGAGGTATCCGAACCCGATGAGGGGATCGTCGACATTACCTTTGTAGTGATCGAGCGCAAACATCGCACCGTGCGCCTCGGTGTGGGCTACACCTCCGATGAGGGGGCCGGTGTCTCCGCAGGTTGGGAGCACCGCAATATTCTCGGGCGCGGCGAAAAAATCGAGGTGGAAACCCGGGTCAACGAGGTCAAACAATCCCTCAAGGGCGAACTATTGGTGCCGCGCTTCTTCCGCGACGACCAGGACTTCACCGCCAAGGCTGAAGCCTCCAATGAAGATCGCGATTCCTACCAGTCTGAGGCCATCACTTTTGGCGGTACTCTTTCCCGTCGCCACACCAAACATCGCACCTTCAGTGTTGGCAGTGAGCTGAAGTTCAGTGATGTGCAGGAGGAGGGGCAGGAAAGCGAGAGCTACAACCTGCTGGCGTTTCC
Encoded here:
- a CDS encoding acetoacetate--CoA ligase, with amino-acid sequence MSNPAQPLWQPTAATIATTQMDQFRRQVNEQYQQSLPDYHALYQWSVENREQFWNQLWDFGQVVASVRGSQVLGRDSMPGAEWFPEARLNFAENLLRFRDDKPALIERLENGSRRELSYGQLFENVERLAAALAAAGVVRGDRVAGFMPNIIDTVVAMLATTSLGAIWTSCSPDFGINGVLDRFGQVEPKILFACEGYFYNGKVIDSLPRLQQIVEQIDSIQKLVVVPVARSAQQTAEGIVGLDRAITLDEFVAKAPARPLTFEQTEFNHPLYIMYSSGTTGVPKCIVHGVGGTLLQHIKEHRLHTDISRDDTLFYFTTCGWMMWNWLVSGLACGATLVLYDGSPFYPAAQCLWDMADEEGISVFGTSAKYIAALEKADCKPRESHKLERLRAVLSTGSPLAHEGFRYVYRDIKSDVCLSSISGGTDIVSCFALGNPTLPVYPGELQCRGLGMAVQVWSDDGKPVLEEKGELVCASSFPCMPIGFWNDADGSKYHGAYFDSWPGVWAHGDYAEITEHGGVIIYGRSDAVLNPGGVRIGTAEIYRQVEKVEEVLDSICIGQDWGDDVRVVLFVVLRQGLTLDEELTQKIRATIRANTTPRHVPAKVIQVADIPRTISGKVVELAVRNVVHGKPVKNQEALANPQALKLFENLPELATE
- a CDS encoding DUF3149 domain-containing protein, which translates into the protein MDAMIDLFTSFSGLLSLGIIGFVCVMAGYFTRMALNKMNKELEQQAK
- a CDS encoding autotransporter assembly complex protein TamA, which gives rise to MAEDRELQDWLREQLNEQRKTSSVLKSYEDPVDVARYERGTLEKLLRSRGYYDGRVRQSVTDGEILYRVVPGEQFRIKSINVRMPVHLKAGFPGVGLQEGDPLEAEKVKEGVKKIESYLAENACLLNVNVKYQATVIHSEHAARLEYRVAKSPEVHIGQVHVQGVETVNEEFLRKRLQMKPGDCFSRNKLDTAKLRLLRTNLIAGVNAEVSEPDEGIVDITFVVIERKHRTVRLGVGYTSDEGAGVSAGWEHRNILGRGEKIEVETRVNEVKQSLKGELLVPRFFRDDQDFTAKAEASNEDRDSYQSEAITFGGTLSRRHTKHRTFSVGSELKFSDVQEEGQESESYNLLAFPLGLKIDTTDNLLDAHRGATVAMEIKPYFDLKGTGTRFVKNTLVATGYLTSEETKFDPTLAVRIKAGVISGIDNLDIPADERFYAGGGGSVRGYSYQALGPRRLIPSTVPGEPPTLSDPIGGRALSEVSLEGRFRFTETWGGVLFLDGGNAYADPQPSFDDLYWGAGLGVRYMTSFAPLRFDIAFPLDRRDDLDDSSYQIYVSLGQAF